The following proteins are encoded in a genomic region of Desulfuromonadales bacterium:
- the tpx gene encoding thiol peroxidase, which yields MSQERTGVITFKGNPMTLLGPDVKAGDAAPDFKVVDNGLQPVTLGDTKGKVRLITVVPSLDTPVCDTMTRKFNEQAARLPDDVVVYTVSLDLPFAQKRWCGNAGIEKVKTLSDYQDRSFGLSYGVLIKELKLLARSVFVIDKNNKVAYREIVKEVTAEPDYEAALAAAKKLV from the coding sequence ATGTCACAGGAGAGAACCGGCGTCATCACCTTCAAGGGAAACCCCATGACCCTTCTCGGGCCGGATGTCAAGGCAGGAGATGCGGCCCCCGACTTCAAGGTCGTCGACAACGGCCTGCAGCCCGTCACCCTCGGCGACACCAAAGGAAAAGTGCGCCTGATTACCGTCGTTCCTTCCCTCGACACCCCGGTCTGCGATACCATGACCCGCAAGTTCAACGAGCAGGCGGCCAGGCTACCCGACGATGTGGTCGTCTATACGGTGAGTCTCGACCTTCCCTTCGCCCAGAAGCGCTGGTGCGGCAATGCCGGCATCGAGAAGGTGAAGACCCTCTCCGATTACCAGGACCGTTCTTTCGGCCTGAGCTACGGGGTGCTGATCAAGGAATTGAAGCTGCTGGCTCGTTCGGTCTTCGTGATCGACAAGAACAACAAGGTGGCCTACCGCGAAATCGTCAAGGAGGTTACCGCCGAGCCGGATTACGAAGCGGCGCTGGCGGCGGCAAAAAAACTGGTCTGA